A genomic stretch from Oreochromis niloticus isolate F11D_XX linkage group LG11, O_niloticus_UMD_NMBU, whole genome shotgun sequence includes:
- the si:dkey-26c10.5 gene encoding C-type lectin domain family 6 member A isoform X1 codes for MYIKFCRSYGEDKKDEADENLQPKLSVELEGKKGKEPTGGNVRLYRAVCLFLTLLCIVLLVVVIILSLKLQTGPAVCPVIEESATAKEAVPAFDPGCSFDTCQARFPAIHIKHHGCRLCGDGWMTFGRSCFFLSTFRLKWHQSQQNCTSRGGSLAVITSKDVQDFLTQRGNLQYWMGTIQKGTEWTWVDGTKLQESYWAEDPRTGDCGILDSTGPSTRNWIKASCNVATYFICQLPLL; via the exons ATGTACATTAAATTCTGCCGCAGTTACGGTGAGGATAAGAAAGATGAGGCTGATGAAAACTTGCAACCCAAGTTATCGGTTGAACTGGAGGGGAAGAAAG GCAAAGAACCGACTGGAGGAAATGTGCGTCTGTACCGTGCAGTGTGCCTTTTCCTCACCTTATTGTGCATCGTCCTTCTGGTGGTTGTCATTATCCTCAGCCTGAAAC TGCAAACTGGACCCGCAGTCTGCCCGGTGATAGAGGAAAGTGCAACAGCTAAAGAAGCAGTACCTGCGTTTGATCCAGGATGCTCCTTCGACACCTGCCAGGCCCGCTTCCCAGCTATTCACATTAAAC ATCATGGCTGCCGGCTGTGTGGTGACGGGTGGATGACCTTTGGCCGATCTTGCTTTTTCCTGTCGACTTTTAGACTGAAGTGGCACCAGAGCCAGCAGAACTGCACCTCCAGAGGGGGATCTCTGGCTGTTATTACAAGCAAAGACGTTCAG gaTTTTCTGACACAGAGAGGGAATCTCCAATACTGGATGGGCACCATTCAAAAAGGCACTGAATGGACCTGGGTTGACGGCACAAAGCTGCAAGAGAG ctATTGGGCAGAAGATCCAAGAACTGGGGATTGTGGGATCCTCGACAGCACAGGACCATCCACCAGAAACTGGATTAAAGCTTCCTGCAACGTCGCCACTTACTTCATCTGTCAGCTGCCGCTCTTGTAA